In Falco cherrug isolate bFalChe1 chromosome 5, bFalChe1.pri, whole genome shotgun sequence, one DNA window encodes the following:
- the ZC3HC1 gene encoding LOW QUALITY PROTEIN: zinc finger C3HC-type protein 1 (The sequence of the model RefSeq protein was modified relative to this genomic sequence to represent the inferred CDS: inserted 2 bases in 1 codon) encodes MAAPSAGAAEGGRGRPPAVTPQQIRDLIDGGIAPEGAGPDGKDTSDWLESANGSSQMDALSLESASKEAYFSRVETFTPLKWAGKPHELSPLVCAKYGWTNVECDMLKCSSCQAFLCMSLQLTFDFNKYKERCMELKKALCAAHEKFCFWPDSPCPDRFAMLLVDEPRALLQDFLDRFQSLCQLELQLPSLRPEDLKNMSLTEEKIGLLLQLIGEELEHKMEGEKPPMKFATEILQVHVPACILALCGWTCSAASGSVHLSVITCSRCMRKVGLWGFHQLESVGPELDSCSPSGTPPAPTERFPLVPMSPRRMLTRSQDTLPPGSEQHEKSPSPAMSRPRGWDSPIPMDRGELEVTSPTLRSRPITRSMGQGXDNVEVPSSPLRRAKRARLCSSSSSDTSLRSFFDPSSQHRDWCPWVNTVEGGEALEDTVTQTEKEPVKPEPGWQVVLNTLLATRKCDRVPETEPVSLSVKSCKVFRIFRQWESMNSA; translated from the exons ATGGCGGCGCCCAGCGCCGGGGCGGCGGAGGGAGGCCGGGGGAGGCCGCCCGCCGTCACCCCCCAACAGATCCGCGACCTCATCGACGGTGGCATTGCCCCTGAGGGCGCCGGGCCCGACGG GAAGGACACATCTGACTGGTTGGAATCGGCTAATGGATCTTCTCAAATGGATGCTCTGTCCTTGGAGTCTGCCAGCAAGGAAGCCTATTTCAGCAGAGTAGAAACATTCAC CCCGCTGAAGTGGGCGGGCAAACCCCATGAGCTGTCTCCCCTGGTTTGTGCCAAGTATGGCTGGACCAACGTGGAGTGTGACATGCTGAAGTGCTCCAGCTGCCAGGCCTTCCTCTGCATGAGCCTGCAGCTCACGTTTGACTTCAACAAGT ATAAGGAGCGCTGCATGGAGCTGAAGAAAGCCTTGTGTGCTGCTCATGAGAAGTTCTGCTTCTGGCCAGACAGCCCCTGCCCAG ATCGCTTTGCCATGTTGCTGGTGGATGAGCCCAGAGCCCTCCTCCAGGACTTCCTGGATCGCTTTCAGAGCCTGtgtcagctggagctgcagctgccctcTCTCAGACCAGAAGATTTGAAAAACATG TCCCTAACAGAGGAGAAAATCGGTCTGCTCCTCCAGCTGATCGGGGAGGAATTAGAGCACAAAATGGAGGGAGAGAAACCACCGATGAAGTTTGCCACAGAAATCCTGCAAGTGCATGTTCCTGCCTGCATCCTGGCTCTGTGTGGCTGGACTTGCAG TGCTGCGTCTGGCTCTGTGCACCTCTCAGTGATCACCTGCTCCCGCTGTATGAGGAAGGTGGGACTGTGGGGCTTTCACCAGCTGGAGTCTGTGGGGCCGGAGCTGGACTCCTGCAGCCCGAGCGGCACACCACCGGCACCTACTGAGCGCTTCCCACTCGTGCCCATGTCTCCACGCAGGATGCTCACACGGAGCCAAGACACGCTCCCTCCTGGCTCTGAGCAG CACGAGAAGAGTCCGTCCCCAGCAATGTCTCGCCCACGGGGTTGGGACTCTCCCATCCCCATGGACCGGGGTGAGTTGGAGGTGACCAGCCCCACTCTGAGGAGCCGCCCCATCACCCgcagcatggggcaggg ggacaaCGTGGAGGTGCCATCCAGCCCTCTCCGCAGGGCCAAGCGGGCACGGCTctgctcttccagcagctca GACACTTCTTTGAGGAGCTTCTTTGACCCCAGCTCTCAGCATCGTGACTGGTGTCCCTGGGTCAACACAGTGGAGGGAGGGGAAGCCCTGGAGGATACCGTGACTCAAACAGAGAAGGAGCCTGTGAAGCCAGAACCGGGCTGGCAAGTGGTACTGAACACACTCCTTGCCACCAGAAAGTGTGACAGAGTGCCTGAGACGGAGCCTGTG AGCCTCTCGGTGAAGTCCTGCAAGGTGTTCCGCATTTTCCGGCAGTGGGAGAGCATGAATTCTGCCTGA